One window of the Aquila chrysaetos chrysaetos chromosome 8, bAquChr1.4, whole genome shotgun sequence genome contains the following:
- the KAT7 gene encoding histone acetyltransferase KAT7: MPRRKRNAGSSSDGTEDSDFSTDPEHTDSSESDGTSRRSARVTRSSARLSQSSQDSSPVRNPPSFGAEEPVYSTRRVTRSQQQPTPVTPKKYPLRQTRSSGSETEQVVDFSDRDTKNAADHDESPPRTPTGNAPSSESDIDISSPNVSHDESIAKDMSMKDSGSDLSHRPKRRRFHESYNFNMKCPTPGCNSLGHLTGKHERHFSISGCPLYHNLSADECKVRAQSRDKQIEERMLAHRQDDNNRHATRHQAPTERQLRYKEKVAELRKKRNSGLSKEQKEKYMEHRQTYGNTREPLLENLTSEYDLELFRRAQARASEDLEKLRLQGQITEGSNMIKTIAFGRYELDTWYHSPYPEEYARLGRLYMCEFCLKYMKSQTILRRHMAKCVWKHPPGDEIYRKGSISVFEVDGKKNKIYCQNLCLLAKLFLDHKTLYYDVEPFLFYVMTEADNTGCHLIGYFSKEKNSFLNYNVSCILTMPQYMRQGYGKMLIDFSYLLSKVEEKVGSPERPLSDLGLISYRSYWKEVLLRYLHNFQGKEISIKEISQETAVNPVDIVSTLQALQMLKYWKGKHLVLKRQDLIDEWIAKEAKRSNSNKIMDPSCLKWTPPKGT; encoded by the exons ATGCCGCGCAGGAAG AGGAATGCGGGCAGTAGCTCAGATGGAACAGAAGACTCCGATTTCTCCACTGATCCTGAGCATACGGACAGCTCTGAAAGCGATGGCACATCACGACGATCCGCCCGTGTGACCCGTTCCTCAGCCAGACTCAGTCAAAGCTCTCAAg ATTCCAGCCCAGTTCGTAATCCGCCATCGTTTGGAGCAGAAGAGCCTGTCTATTCTACAAGGAGGGTAACCCGCAGCCAACAGCAGCCTACTCCTGTGACTCCAAAGAAATACCCACTCCGGCAGACTCGTTCATCTGGATCAGAGACTGAGCAAGTGGTTGACTTTTCTGACAGAG ACACTAAAAATGCAGCGGATCACGATGAGTCTCCACCTCGTACCCCCACCGGGAATGCCCCTTCCTCAGAGTCTGATATTGATATCTCCAGTCCAAATGTATCCCATGATGAGAGCATTGCCAAGGACATGTCCATGAAGGATTCTGGAAGTGACCTGTCTCACCGCCCTAAGCGCCGCCGCTTCCATGAAAGCTACAATTTCAACATGAAATGTCCCACTCCTGGTTGTAACTCTTTAG GACACCTAACTGGAAAACACGAGCGACACTTCTCCATATCGGGATGTCCACTGTATCATAATCTCTCAGCAGATGAGTGCAAG GTGCGAGCACAGAGCCGGGATAAGCAGATTGAGGAGAGAATGCTGGCCCATCGGCAGGATGACAACAACAGGCATGCCACCAGACACCAG GCACCAACAGAGAGACAGCTGCGATACAAAGAGAAAGTAGCTGAGCTCAGGAAGAAGAGGAACTCAGGACTAAGCaaggagcaaaaagaaaaatatatg GAGCACAGACAAACCTATGGCAATACTAGGGAACCTCTACTTGAAAACCTGACGAGTGAGTATGACCTCGAGCTTTTCCGAAGAGCACAAGCACGGGCATCTGAGGACCTG GAAAAGTTGCGGCTCCAGGGCCAGATCACAGAAGGCAGCAATATGATTAAAACAATCGCTTTTGGCCGTTATGAGCTGGATACCTGGTATCATTCTCCCTACCCAGAGGAGTATGCTCGTCTGGGACGTCTCTACATGTGTGAGTTCTGTCTCAAGTATATGAAGAGCCAGACAATACTGCGCAGACACATG GCGAAATGTGTTTGGAAACATCCACCGGGTGATGAAATCTACCGCAAAGGCTCCATTTCCGTGTTTGAAGTGGATGGGAAAAAGAACAAG ATCTACTGTCAAAACCTGTGTCTGCTGGCAAAACTTTTCTTGGACCATAAAACACTGTATTATGATGTTGAACCCTTCCTGTTCTATGTCATGACAGAAGCTGACAACACTGGCTGTCACCTGATAGGATATTTCTCCAAG GAGAAGAACTCTTTTCTCAACTATAATGTTTCTTGTATCCTGACAATGCCTCAATATATGAGGCAAGGTTACGGCAAAATgctcattgacttca GCTATTTGCTTTCTAAAGTAGAAGAGAAAGTTGGCTCTCCGGAACGCCCTCTGTCTGATTTAGGCCTCATCAGCTACCGTAGTTACTGGAAGGAAGTTCTTCTTCGTTACCTGCATAATTTCCAAGGAAAAGAGATCTCTATAAAAG AAATCAGCCAGGAGACTGCAGTAAATCCTGTCGACATTGTTAGCACGTTGCAGGCGCTTCAGATGCTCAAGTACTGGAAGGGAAAACACCTGGTCCTAAAAAGACAG GATCTGATTGATGAATGGATAGCCAAAGAGGCAAAAAGATCCAACAGCAATAAGATAATGGATCCCAGCTGTTTGAAATGGACCCCTCCTAAGGGAACTTAA